One window of the Streptobacillus felis genome contains the following:
- a CDS encoding nucleotide pyrophosphohydrolase yields MENLLKRLEKFVVERDWNKFHTPENLSKSIIIEAAELLENFQWGEVSYDSENVEEEIADIMIYCLHLTNVLGLDPLEIINKKMDKNEIRFDKVKK; encoded by the coding sequence ATGGAAAATTTATTAAAAAGATTGGAAAAATTTGTAGTTGAAAGAGACTGGAATAAATTTCACACACCAGAGAATCTTTCAAAATCAATTATAATAGAAGCTGCAGAATTATTAGAAAACTTTCAATGGGGTGAAGTATCATATGACAGTGAAAATGTAGAAGAAGAAATTGCTGATATTATGATATATTGTTTACATTTAACTAATGTTTTAGGATTAGATCCATTAGAAATAATAAATAAAAAAATGGATAAAAATGAAATTAGATTTGATAAGGTGAAAAAATGA